TAAATCTCTCTCCCACACTAGAAAAAGCCCTAAATGACGCTCGTATCAGCCCTTATCTCCTAAAAGATGAGGACATACAAGAGAGGCAAAATCTATTAAAGGCAAATGCTAGCGAGTTTCAAGCACGGTTTGGCAAAATCCAAGTGCAAGACTTTGCAGGGCGAATCAAGCCTTTTGATACCATTGCTATGGAATTTGTGCACAAAATCCACAAAAAAGACGGATTTAGCGGGCTTAGCAATGTCGAAGTCTTGCTAGGAATCATCGCTTTTCCAAATGATTGGATGAGGGTGAAATTTATCGCCACAGACACGCCAAGACTGCGTGAGATTTTGGGCACACCAAAAGACAAAAAATATGTAAGCTGGCTTGATATTTATGATAGCAATCTAGGGGAATCAAAGCTGCACAACTACCTAGCCGAAACAAGCAGAATCCCCGCTAGCGAACATAGCAAATTTGACAAAGATGTCATCGCTGTTAGCGAGCGATTTGAGATTTTTACCAATACCCAAAACCTCCTTACTCTGCGAATTTTCCCCGATAGAGAAAGCAAAAGGTGGTTTTCTCCTAGCGAACTTATGGTGCTATATATGCAAAAAATGCTAAATGAGGAGCAATCCAAACTCTTTGAAGTGCAAGCCTCAATGATAAATATGCTCCAATTTAGCGTGCTAGAAGGGACAATCACTAATTCTTGGAAAAACGCAAATATCGCGCTAAAAGCGATAGAATCCTACCAAGAAAGCAATGGCGGAAGCGACTACCTAAGCCAATCGCAAGTCGAGTGGGAAGTCGCCCTAAATCATTACAATATCTTTGAAAAACTGATTTTTCCATATATGATTTTGGGATTTGCAGGATTTATCGTGGTGCTTGTTTTTATCGTGCGAGATAGGACATTGCCAAAGGGGCTGTATTATGGTATTTTTGGAGCTTTGGGGGTGTTTGTGCTAGCACATAGCTTTGGGCTTATCTTACGCTGGTATGTCGCTGGACACGCCCCGTGGAGTGATGCCTATGAGTCTATGCTATATATTGCGTGGGCTAGTGGCATAGCTGGAGTGGTGTTTTTTAGGCGATATATTTTGGCATTGTGCGCTTCTAGCTTTTTATCTGGCATTAGCCTTTTTGTCGCGCACGCTGGATTTATGAATCCACAAATCACAAACCTCGTCCCCGTGCTAAAATCTTATTGGCTAAATATCCACGTAAGCGTGATTACAGCTGGATATGGATTTTTGGGATTGTGCTTTATGCTTGGCGTGTTTAGCCTTGTGCTATTTTTGCTACGAAGCAAGCGCAGAGCAAACATTGACAAAGCGATTTTTTCAGTTGGTGCTATCAATGAAATGAGTATGATTTTGGGGATTTTGTTTTTGACTATTGGTAATTTTTTGGGCGCGGTGTGGGCTAATGAATCTTGGGGGAGGTATTGGGGCTGGGACCCAAAAGAAACTTGGGCACTAATTAGCATAGGAATCTATGCCATTGTCTTGCACTTGCGGTTTATGGGATTTGCAAATATGCCATTTGTGTTTGCAAGCGCGTCTGTGCTGGCGTTTTATAGTATTTTGATGACTTATTTTGGGGTAAATTATTTCCTATCAGGCAAGCATTCTTATGCTTCTGGCGACCCTATCGTTATACAATGGTATGTCTATGCCTTTGTGCTTGGCACGATTGCTTTGATAGTCTTTGCGTTTTTTAAGCGCAAGCTAAAAGGCGTGTATTAGGGCACAAAGCCACACATAAGGCAAAGCATTGCGCAAGATTCTTTTAAGCATTGGGGTATTTCTAGCCACACTCATAGTGAGCGCAAATCTTTTGCTTTTTACCTCATTTGGCAACAAGATTTTAGCCCCCATACTCCAAGCAGGGCTAAACTATAAGCTACCCATTCGCACCAAAATCCAATCATTACGCATATCTTTTGGCAAGATAGAGGCATCGCTCATCATCGCAGACACGCTAAAATCTAATCTCAAAGGCAGATACACGCTAAAAGGCTTTGATATTTTGGCAGATTTTGCCCCTACTGATGAGCTACGCGATATACTTAGCGCAAGCCAAAAGCACTCAAACCAAAAATCATCACCAAACTCCACAAAAAATGCTCCACAAAATAATCTGCAAAACACTTTACAAAATCTGCAAAATCCACCCTCAAACACTTCACAAAATCCCACACAAAGTCAAGCGCAAAACCCTGCGCAAAATACCTCTCCATATCTTTTCACTCTGCGCTTTGTAGGCAGATATAAAGACTACATTATCACAAGCATAAAAGAATCTAGTCAAATATCCGCACTTGAATATTTGCCCACTCCCTCTCACGCAACGCCTAATCCTCTCACTACTTACTCTCTTTCTACTCACACCTTTGCCACTCACGCAAATGTGCAATCCACACAAAAAAGATTAGCCCAAATAGAGCAACAAACCCTACCCCAAACCTCAAAAACACAATATTCACAAGTGCAAAACTTACAAGATGAGGACGATTTTGGCTCGTTTGAAAACACTATGGAACATTTTCGCCATCAAAACTCACAAACACCCTTGCCCTCTCTAAATACACTTCCCTCGCTACCTGATTTGTCCCATCCAAACACGCAGCTAGACAATACAGATTCTACCTCGCTTGATTTTGCGCTAGATTCGCCTGATTTGACACTGCAAAATCCACTCCTTGATTCTAGTCCTGATTCTATTTTGCTTGATTCCGCACTTGACTTTGCACTAGATATGATGCAAAATCCAGCCAATCAAACCCCACAAGTAAATATTTTGGCTAGGGCGAGATTTTTTGAGATAAAGCAATACGCCTTAGAGCTAAAGGCTTTTCCCTCTATCATCGTAAGTAAGATTTTAGATTTTCCTTATGATTTTTATGGGATTTTTGACCTAAAGGCAAAAGCCACGCTTCACGCCAAAAGAGAAAAAAGCAATATAAACGCGATTTTAAACGCCAAAAATCTAATCATACAAAAAAACCAAAAAAATCAAAAGATTCAGCGCAATCCAAATGCAAATCTGCTTAGCTTGCAAGCAAGATTTGGCACGCAAGAGGGCAATCTTTTGAGCACACTATCTATAAGCCTAAAATCCTCCCTAACCTCACAGCTAAAATCCCTAAAATCAACACCACGCAAAAGTATCATAGATAAGCCAAGCACGCCAAAAGACATACTGCCAAATATTACTTTACTAGCCCAAGCTAGCACCAATCTAAAAACCCTAAAAACCCAAGCCAAAATCACAGATACCTATGAAATCCCACTTGGCAGGCTTGACTTTAGCCAAAATGGCGAATATGACTTAGAGATTTTCAACCTCGCAAATTTGGGCGCGATGCTAAGCTTAAGACTTCAAGGAGATATGCACTTGCAAGGAAACTATGACATACAAAATAGCGTAATCGATGGCAAAAGCAACACACTAGGAGGGGTAAGCTACTTTGAGCTAAATGGAGACAATCTAAAAATAAATGCCGAAAATATCGCTTTAGAAAAACTTTTAGCCCTATTTGGTGTGCCTAGCGTGCTTGAGGGGAGAGCACAGATGAGTGCAAACTATAATTTTCTCTTTGCCAAAGGGACTATGAGCCTGCAAGCAAGCAATCTTGGAACAAATATCAATAGCGCGGATTTAAGTTTTTATGGGATTGAGGGGCTTAGCAAAAACCCCTCTCCTTTGGGAGCGGATTTGGAAAATATCTTAGAATCAAATAGGCTAGATTTTGGGGATTTGCAAACCACACCAAAAAATGTGATAAACACACCACAAAACACCACAACCCTAAGTATGCAATCCAAGCTAAACGCAGGCGTAAATGATTGCTCCCTAAACATAGACACACCAAGTGAAAAAATAGAATCCACTCGCTGCACCATAAACCTAATCGCTCAAAATCTACAAATCACCCTAACCCTAAAGCCCAAAAAATACACACAACAAGAATCGCAAAATCAAGCACAAAACCCGCCCGAATGGACAGAATCAAAAGAACTAGAATCAAATATGATTTCGCCACAAAATCAGCAAAATCTAAACTCACAAAATCTAATCCCGCAAAACTACTCAAATACGCAAAATCCAAACATACAAAGCGCAAATATACAGAATGCGAACATACAAAACGCAAATATAGTAGAGGGCTTGCAAATAAATATTAGCGGGAGTTTTTCTTCTCCACAAGTGCAAAAAAACCTCCCAGAATTACCCCCAGATGATGATGAATTCCTAGAATTTTAGCTATGCTTTTTAGTGCATTTGCAAAAGTAGCTTAACCGCATTTATAAAAGCAATTTATAGATTTTATCTTTGGATTGCAACTCTTGCTATGTTCTTAAAATTTTGTGCTATTTTTTGCAATTTTCGCAATAGCAGTCTTTGCAATATTTTTTTACGATTCGCTCCACTTCGTTGTGGTAGTTTGGCGAATCATACATAGCAAAACAAGATAGAAGCGAACGGATTTTGTGGTGTTTGTCAATATAGTTTTGTAGCTCTTTTAGTGGCCGTTTGCCTCCCCATTTTAGTCGCTCTTTTAGGGAATCTATGTCTTTTTTGCCCTCCGATTCTGCATTCAAATCACGCGAATAATTCGCACAATAATCAAGCCCCCAAATTTTGTAATCCTGCCTTGCAAAAAGCTTAAACATTTCTTTGCCCTCCATATTTACAGACATACTTGCGATATTATTTAGCGGTTTGGCATAAATAAAAAAACTACCTAAAAAACCCAGAAGCAAAAAAGTGCGACAGAAGCAAGAAGTGTAAGAAAGGATTTTAGGCTGTGGCAACATATTTAGATTCCTTTTTAGATTTTATCGCTTAAAACAGCAACAATGCAAAAAAAGGCGATTATAGCAAGTTTGAGAATATTTTTGTTTAATGATTTTTTCATAGCGCAAAGTTTAGTAAGTTTAATCAAAAATTGCCACCAAAATCGCCACAAAAATCTCTCCCCAAAAATCCATAGAAAAATCAAAAACACAAGCCAAAATCTAGCGCAATATAGCAAAACTTAAGCCGCCGAACAATTTGCCTAAAACAATTTGCTTTTAAGCAAACTTTAGCTAAAATCGCCTTTTAACTTTTGGCAGGAGCGCGACAAATGGAGAATCTACTTGATGATAAAAATATCATAGACATAAATATTGATGATAGCATTAAGGAGAGTTATTTAGATTATTCGATGAGCGTCATCGTAGGGAGGGCATTGCCCGATGCCAAAGACGGGCTAAAGCCCGTGCATAGGAGAATCCTATATGCGATGAATGAGCTAGGTGTAAGCTCTCGTGCAAGCTATAAAAAATCCGCTAGAATCGTAGGTGATGTCATCGGTAAATACCACCCACACGGCGATACAGCCGTATATGACGCTCTCGTGCGGCTTGCCCAAGATTTTTCTATGAGACTAGAGCTAGTCGATGGGCAGGGCAACTTTGGCTCAATTGACGGCGATAGTGCAGCTGCTATGCGATATACCGAAGCGCGTATGACACAAGCAAGCGAGGAAATGCTACGCGACATAGACAAAGACACAGTTGACTTTGTCCCAAACTATGATGACACCCAAAAAGAACCAGATGTCCTCCCCACACGCATACCAAACCTCCTTGTCAATGGCTCAAGCGGAATCGCCGTAGGTATGGCGACAAGCATACCACCACACAGAATCGATGAAATAATAGACGCTCTTTTTTGCGTGATAGACAATCCAAAAACACCACTTGATGAATTATTGGAGCATATCAAAGGACCAGATTTCCCAACAGGTGGAATCATCTACGGCAAGCAAGGCATAATCGATGCCTACGGCACGGGTAGAGGACGCATACGAGTGAGAGCCAAAACCCACATAGAAAAAACCAAGACAAAAGACATTATCATCATTGATGAGATTCCCTACCAAGTAAACAAAGCAAAACTTGTCGAGCAAATAAGCGAACTAGCAAAAGAAAAAATCATCGATGGCATAAGCGAAGTGCGTGATGAGAGCGATAGAGAGGGTATGCGAGTAGTCATCGAGCTAAAAAAGGACGCGATGAGTGAAATCGTGCTAAACAATCTCTACAAATCAACGACAATGGAAAGCACATTTGGGATAATATTGCTCGCTGTAAACAACAAAGAACCAAAGATTTTCACTCTCTTAGAATTGCTAAATATTTTTATCTCACACCGAAAAACCATCATCATTCGCCGCACGATTTTTGAGCTAGAAAAGGCAAAAGCTAGAGCGCACATACTAGAGGGGCTAAAAATCGCGCTAGATAATATCGATGAAGTCATCGCCCTAATCCGCGCTAGCAAAGACACAGAGGAAGCAAAAAACGGGCTTATGAGCAAATTTGGCTTAAGCGAACTACAAGCAAAAGCTATCCTAGAAATGCGCTTGCAACGGCTAACAGGACTAGAGCGCGACAAAATCGAAAACGAATATGCCGAGCTACTAAAACTTATCGATGAGCTAAGCAAAATCCTAAAAAGCGAAGAGCGACTAAAAGAAATCATAAAAGAAGAGCTAGCAGAAATCAAAGATAAATTCTCCACACCGCGCAGGACGCAGATTGAGGAGGATTATGACAATATCGATATAGAGGACTTAATCCCAAATGAACCTGTGGTAGTAACAATGAGCCACAGAGGCTATGTCAAACGAGTGCTACTCAAAACTTATGAGAAGCAAAATCGCGGTGGCAAAGGCAAAATAAGTGGCAACACACACGAAGATGATTTCATAGAATCATTCTTTGTGGCAAATACCCACGACACGATAATGTTTATCACAAATCGTGGGCAACTCTATTGGCTAAAAGTCTATAAAATCCCAGAAGCAGGGCGCACCGCTATCGGCAAAGCTGTGGTAAATCTAATCAACCTCCAAGCTGATGAAAAAATAATGGCAACAATCACAACAAGTGATTTTAACAAAGACAAATCGCTAGTATTCTTTACCAAAAACGGAATCATCAAGCGCACAAACCTAAGCGAATATAGCAACATAAGAAGCGTAGGCGTGCGAGCGATAAACCTAGATGAAAAAGATGAAGTCGTAACCGCTAGAATCATCACCCAAGAAGTAAAAGAGCTATTTATCGCCACACAAAAAGGAATGTGTATCAAATTCCCCATACAAGATGCAAGAGAAATCGGCAGAGTAGCTAGAGGTGTAACAGGCATACGATTCAAAGAAAAAGGCGATTGTGTCATCGCGGCCACCACGATAGGAAGCGATGAAGACAAACTCCTAACCGTGAGTGAGCGCGGTATCGGCAAGCAAACAAACGCAGGTGCATATCGCTTGCAATCACGCGGAGGAAAGGGAGTCATCGTAATGAAAATAGATGACAAAAAGACAGGGAATCTCGTAAGCGTGGTAAATGTAAATGATGAAAAACTAGACCTTATGGTGCTAACAAGCAAGGGCAAAATGATACGCGTAGATACCGAAGCAATAAGAGAATCCGCACGCAATACAATGGGTGTCAAAATCGTAAATGTCGCAGGCGAAAAGGTGGCGTTTGCCGTTACTTGCCCCAAAGAGGACAAAGAAGACGAACTAGATGAGGGAGAGGGTGGAAGTGATATAAAGGGCGAAAATCTCTAAACCACACATAATCAAAAAGTGTAGGATTGAGGTAGTATAAGTCCAAAATAGCGATAAGTCAAAGTGGAGGGATTTGCTTAGATTTTATTTTGCGTATGTTTTTTATAGATTCTAAGATTTTGCGTAGTCCCTTTGCGCAGTTTAGTTTTTAGTGAATCTTTGTTTTATGAGGGATTTTGTTGTCGAGGGGAGTTTGCTATCTTTAGGTTATAAAACTATTTTTGGTGGGGGTTTGATTCTTGTGGTTTTTACTAAATTTTGGCTACAAGGTCTAGTAAGTATAAGATTTGCTCTTATAGATTGTTTGTGATTCTATTTATACCATAGCGATTATGACGGATTTTTAGCTTGATTGCTTTAAGGGGCAAGATTAGCAAATCGCCTCTTTTGCGCCTTTGCCAAGACTTTTGACAAAAATAAAATAGCTCAAAGGCAAAGTTATAATCGCTTGGGATTAGTTTGTGCAAATCGCAAGATTTGCCACCACAAGATTCACCACTAGATTCGCCAAATTTACGCGATTTCAAAATCTCTTTTGGATTCTTACCAAAGACTTTTGCCACCACAAAAGGCAACGCAAAAAATCCAAGCGGATTTTTTACACATTTTAGCAAGTAAATCGCCACGCAATTTTCGTAATTCTTATCGCTATTTGCGCTTAATCTCTCAAACTCGCTTTGCAAAATGTCCGCAAATTGTGGCGTTTTTAGCGCGACTTCCCACCAAAGCAAACTAATATTTTGTCCTTGCACATTGCAGATTTTTGGATTTTGCCACTGTTTCGCACAAGCACTTGTAAAGTGAAAAATCACAGGATTTTTTAATGCAAAATCCATCTCTTTGCGCGTGTAGTCAAATTTGAAATGATTGGATTCATCATTGCAGATACTTTGCAAAAATGCGCGTGGCAAGATGTTGAATTCAAAAGGAAGTTTTAGACGATTTTGCTCCACTATCACAGCATTTAGCGTATCTTGGTCATGCATATCCAAATGATAATTTGCCATAACCTCAAAGCATTTTTGCACAATATTTTGTTTTTTCCATTCGGGTAAATTTAGCAGTAAAAATCCCGCATTAAAATGCGTCCCTGTGAAATCAATATCTCTAAAATCACTTCTCTTAGCAATTAGTTTTGGTTTTTTACGCAATGAATTCCTTACAATATAGTCCTTTACCACGCCCACGCATTTTTCACCCATATCAAGCGCAAATAATTCCCTCAAATCGCCCACCACAAGCATATCAATGTCTAAATACAAGCACACGGCGCAATTTTGTGGTATGAATTGTGGGATAAAAAAGCGAAAATATGTCAAATAGTTACCATTTAGGCGTGGAAGTCCGCTAAATAGCTTGTCATCGCAAATATGAATGTAAATCTCACAAGGATAGATTTTGGCTAAATCTTTGGCAAGATAAGTAAACCTAGTGCGTGAATCATCACTCAAAAAATCACTAATTATGTGAAAAATATAGCCCTCGCGCCTCTCATCATCACTTAGTGAATCATAATCACGCTTTGGGTAAGAATCTAAATGAGAATTTGTAGAATTTCTTAATGAACTTTTAGGATTTAAACTCTCTCTCTCTCTCTCTCTCGTTTGCGGCAAAGAAATCTCTAAATCGTTTTGCGCTATCTGTGCTTTTGATAATGCTAGTTATCAACACAGCGGTATATTTCGCATACGCTTCATTGGCACAAAAAGATATGTGAAACATTATAAAATCCTTTGTAATGTTTAAATTTTATGAAATTTCCCGCCAAAAAAAAAAAAAAAACGACAAGCAAAAATAACATAAAAAAACTGAAGTAAAAACTACTAAGAGCTAGATTCTACAAATCTAGCTCTTAGGTAATCTTTTTTAGAGATAGGTAAAAAAAATGAATTTTTATGATTTTTGTATTTTTTTAGCTACTTTCTCCACTACGAGTTTCTAGTTTTTCACAAACTCAATAGTAGCCATTTGTGAAGCATCTCCACGCCTTGTGCGAGTGCGGTTGATACGAGTGTAGCCACCTTTGGTATCTTTATAGCGTGGAGCAACTTCTGTGCATAGTTTTTTGGTAGCGGATTTATTTTGCAAATACGCATACACAAGTCTATGTGCGTTAAAATCCCCTACCCTCGCAGTAGTTACAAGTTTTTCTATATAAGTTTGCAATTCTTTTGCCTTAAATACGCCTGTTTCAATTTTTTCATTGTCAATAAGCGCAATAGCAAGGTTTTTTAACAATGCCTTTCTATGCGAGCTTGTCCTACCCAATTTACGATAGCCGTGATTATGCCTCATTAGATTCTCCTTATCTTGTTTTGCCGATTTTTTTGTTAAACGCTGCTTGGACTTCTGGAGGTAGATTTGAGCCAATAGGATAGCCAAGAGAGCTAAGTTTTTCAGCAATCTCATCAAAAGATTTTTTGCCCATATTTTTGATACCTTTTAGGGTTGATTCTGGCATCATAGCTAGCTCGCCAATGTATTGCACACCGATTTTATCAAGGCAATGAAAGCAACGAGTGCTAAGGTTTAGGGTGTCGATTTTGATAAGCAAGGTTTTTAAGTCAATCGGGTCATCTGGTGGAAATTTTATATCTGGATTTAGCACTGAAACTTCACTGCCAAATATATTCATATGAGCCTGTGCGATAGCAATAGAGTTTTTAAACACATCAAGTGGCTCTACTTGCCCATCTGACTCAATCTCAAAAACAACTTTTTCATAGTTTGGATTATCATCCACAAGAACATCTTGAATTTCGTAGATGACTTTTTTGACAGGTGTAAAATGTGCATCCAAAGGAATAAGCCCGATTTCGCCCGTGAAATCTTTATCCTTGCGCACTAAGTCATTTGGCTTAAAGCCGATAGAGCGCTTCACTACAAGTGAGAAGCTAAACTTCGCGTCTTCATTGATAGTGGCAAGATGAGCCTCTTTGTTTACGACATCAATTTCATCAGTAACCAAATGTGCACCTTTCAACTCCATAGGTCCTTTGAAATTATAATTAACGCGAATAGTATTTTGTAATTCTTTAGATTTGCTAGCAAAGCGAATTTTTTTAAGATGCATAATAAAAGGAGTTACATCTTCAACCACGCCACGCATAGAATCAAACTCGTGAGAAACGCCATCAATATGCAGCATAACAGGTGCATAGCCCGGCGTGCAAGATAGCATAAGCCTGCGCAACGGATGCGCAAATGTGATAGCATAGCCCGGCTCAAAAGGCCACACACTTACACGAATACGATTTGTGCCAATGTCCTCTACTAAAATCTCATTTGGAATGTGAGGAACTGTCTTAAAAATATCCATATTACCACCTACTTTTTTGCATTATTTGGAATACAACTCAACGATAAGTCTCTCTTCGATAGGAATCACAACTTCTTCTCTTTGGGGATAGCGCGTGAAAATCCCAAACTTCTTATCTTTATCAACATCAACCCACGCTACGATTCCGCTTTGAGCACTCAAATCAAGTGCGCGAACAACTTGTGGATTATTTTTTGTTTTTTCTTTTAGCTCAATCTTTTGCCCCGCTTTGACTATGTATGAGGGAATATCAAGCCTCTTGCCATCGACTAAAATATGCCCGTGTGTAACAAGCTGACGAGCATTTCTCCTAGTGGTGGCAAAACCCATACGATACACGACATTATCAAGCCTTCGCTCAATAAGTTGGATAAGATTTTCACCCGTATTGCCCTCTAAGCGATTTGCCTCCACAAAAATAGAGCGAAACTGCTTCTCTGACACCCCATACATTGCCTTTGCTTTTTGTTTTTCACGCAGTTGCAATCCATAGTCCGAAATCTTACCTCGCCTTTGTCCGTGCTGTCCGGGCGCATAAGGACGCTTATCAAGCGCACTCTTACCTGCTAGTCTCCTCTCTCCCTTTAGTGCCAAAGACACACCAAACCGTCTCTCTAGCTTTTCTACTGGTCCTCTATATCGTGCCATATTACCTCCTTACACTCTTCGTCTTTTAGGTGGTCTGCAACCATTGTGCGGAAGCGGTGTAATATCCTTTAGCCAAAGCACCTTGATGCCCTCTGTCGCACCAACACTTTTTATCGCTGTCTCTCGTCCGCTTCCCGGTCCTTGCACCTTGACACCGACTTCTTTCACACCGTGCTCTTTTGCTTTAGCTAGCGCACTCTCTACTGCTTGTTGCGCTGCGTAAGGGGTGGATTTTTTACTCCCCTTGAATCCTAGCCCACCAGCAGTTGCCCAGCAGATGACATTGCCCATTTCATCGGTAACAGTTACATTTGTATTGTTAAAGGTTGCAGAAATACACACAATCCCTCGTGCGATATTTTTCTTTACAACCCGCTTTTTATTTGTAGTGGTTTTTGCCATATCTTATCCTTGTATAATACTCAAATATTATGAGCTTTTTGAGCCCACAGTCTTGCGTT
This genomic stretch from Helicobacter macacae MIT 99-5501 harbors:
- the gyrA gene encoding DNA gyrase subunit A; its protein translation is MENLLDDKNIIDINIDDSIKESYLDYSMSVIVGRALPDAKDGLKPVHRRILYAMNELGVSSRASYKKSARIVGDVIGKYHPHGDTAVYDALVRLAQDFSMRLELVDGQGNFGSIDGDSAAAMRYTEARMTQASEEMLRDIDKDTVDFVPNYDDTQKEPDVLPTRIPNLLVNGSSGIAVGMATSIPPHRIDEIIDALFCVIDNPKTPLDELLEHIKGPDFPTGGIIYGKQGIIDAYGTGRGRIRVRAKTHIEKTKTKDIIIIDEIPYQVNKAKLVEQISELAKEKIIDGISEVRDESDREGMRVVIELKKDAMSEIVLNNLYKSTTMESTFGIILLAVNNKEPKIFTLLELLNIFISHRKTIIIRRTIFELEKAKARAHILEGLKIALDNIDEVIALIRASKDTEEAKNGLMSKFGLSELQAKAILEMRLQRLTGLERDKIENEYAELLKLIDELSKILKSEERLKEIIKEELAEIKDKFSTPRRTQIEEDYDNIDIEDLIPNEPVVVTMSHRGYVKRVLLKTYEKQNRGGKGKISGNTHEDDFIESFFVANTHDTIMFITNRGQLYWLKVYKIPEAGRTAIGKAVVNLINLQADEKIMATITTSDFNKDKSLVFFTKNGIIKRTNLSEYSNIRSVGVRAINLDEKDEVVTARIITQEVKELFIATQKGMCIKFPIQDAREIGRVARGVTGIRFKEKGDCVIAATTIGSDEDKLLTVSERGIGKQTNAGAYRLQSRGGKGVIVMKIDDKKTGNLVSVVNVNDEKLDLMVLTSKGKMIRVDTEAIRESARNTMGVKIVNVAGEKVAFAVTCPKEDKEDELDEGEGGSDIKGENL
- a CDS encoding glycosyltransferase family 8 protein, which gives rise to MPQTRERERESLNPKSSLRNSTNSHLDSYPKRDYDSLSDDERREGYIFHIISDFLSDDSRTRFTYLAKDLAKIYPCEIYIHICDDKLFSGLPRLNGNYLTYFRFFIPQFIPQNCAVCLYLDIDMLVVGDLRELFALDMGEKCVGVVKDYIVRNSLRKKPKLIAKRSDFRDIDFTGTHFNAGFLLLNLPEWKKQNIVQKCFEVMANYHLDMHDQDTLNAVIVEQNRLKLPFEFNILPRAFLQSICNDESNHFKFDYTRKEMDFALKNPVIFHFTSACAKQWQNPKICNVQGQNISLLWWEVALKTPQFADILQSEFERLSANSDKNYENCVAIYLLKCVKNPLGFFALPFVVAKVFGKNPKEILKSRKFGESSGESCGGKSCDLHKLIPSDYNFAFELFYFCQKSWQRRKRGDLLILPLKAIKLKIRHNRYGINRITNNL
- the rpsK gene encoding 30S ribosomal protein S11 codes for the protein MAKTTTNKKRVVKKNIARGIVCISATFNNTNVTVTDEMGNVICWATAGGLGFKGSKKSTPYAAQQAVESALAKAKEHGVKEVGVKVQGPGSGRETAIKSVGATEGIKVLWLKDITPLPHNGCRPPKRRRV
- the rplQ gene encoding 50S ribosomal protein L17; the protein is MRHNHGYRKLGRTSSHRKALLKNLAIALIDNEKIETGVFKAKELQTYIEKLVTTARVGDFNAHRLVYAYLQNKSATKKLCTEVAPRYKDTKGGYTRINRTRTRRGDASQMATIEFVKN
- the rpsD gene encoding 30S ribosomal protein S4, with amino-acid sequence MARYRGPVEKLERRFGVSLALKGERRLAGKSALDKRPYAPGQHGQRRGKISDYGLQLREKQKAKAMYGVSEKQFRSIFVEANRLEGNTGENLIQLIERRLDNVVYRMGFATTRRNARQLVTHGHILVDGKRLDIPSYIVKAGQKIELKEKTKNNPQVVRALDLSAQSGIVAWVDVDKDKKFGIFTRYPQREEVVIPIEERLIVELYSK
- a CDS encoding DNA-directed RNA polymerase subunit alpha; translated protein: MDIFKTVPHIPNEILVEDIGTNRIRVSVWPFEPGYAITFAHPLRRLMLSCTPGYAPVMLHIDGVSHEFDSMRGVVEDVTPFIMHLKKIRFASKSKELQNTIRVNYNFKGPMELKGAHLVTDEIDVVNKEAHLATINEDAKFSFSLVVKRSIGFKPNDLVRKDKDFTGEIGLIPLDAHFTPVKKVIYEIQDVLVDDNPNYEKVVFEIESDGQVEPLDVFKNSIAIAQAHMNIFGSEVSVLNPDIKFPPDDPIDLKTLLIKIDTLNLSTRCFHCLDKIGVQYIGELAMMPESTLKGIKNMGKKSFDEIAEKLSSLGYPIGSNLPPEVQAAFNKKIGKTR